In the Wyeomyia smithii strain HCP4-BCI-WySm-NY-G18 chromosome 2, ASM2978416v1, whole genome shotgun sequence genome, one interval contains:
- the LOC129720916 gene encoding NF-kappa-B essential modulator isoform X1, translated as MSDEESFIVLGSTPTPSMEHYLAEDKHDLKATSLSPAPGSIMETSSTQVNSNNFSLIQANESLKPIAASKKADVRSLSQQQSLMSISKNDCGKSSLAASVIMGETKSSLLQAFPSLMSSSASIDEIQTLQLLMNEHGQMKESLQKANVAMRKNFTNIQKWQDEVKSKYAKQVCTIEEQSLTIKTLQEENQALKNALAGVEKQAKDQELRMQLERDSVQKEVDGFRHQMEAERTAAGAELDELRKMLSEKQSILQNMAGEIERLELEKHEFVVVKSNKPNVKDRDGLEFITKEEHDRQLKVLQREMSAVVAQNLQFEDMKKVFIDEINCLKVNMVAAEELHGKHRAEISRMAKEIETKDVSLAENIRELKSLSEQVDVLTAQLDIYKTDFEAERSARAELASEKDRILNDLKLLQKRNQQLIDEVQNRRVAEEDATRAANESLDKRNPGEGSSAGEASSESSPTEGEQIFERPVLHCPLCGSVFKDLSTLQNHVEDCYGAP; from the exons ATGTCCGACGAAGAATCATTCATAGTGTTGGGGTCGACTCCCACCCCGTCGATGGAGCACTATCTAGCGGAAGACAAACATGATTTAAAAGCAACATCGCTGTCACCGGCACCGGGAAGCATAATGGAAACCTCATCCACCCAAGTTAATTCGAATAATTTTAGTTTGATACAAGCGAATGAATCACTCAAACCGATTGCTGCGTCAAAGAAGGCTGATGTAAGATCCTTATCACAACAACAATCGCTTATGTCAATAAGCAAGAATGACTGCGGAAAAAGCTCCTTGGCCGCCAGTGTCATTATGGGTGAAACAAAATCCAGCCTTCTACAGGCGTTTCCCAGTCTGATGAGCTCATCGGCAAGTATTGACGAGATACAAACATTGCAGCTTCTGATGAATGAACATGGGCAAATGAAGGAAAGCTTGCAGAAGGCGAACGTTGCGATGAGGAAGAATTTTACCAACATTCAAAAATGGCAGGATGAAGTTAAATCGAAATATGCGAAACAAGTTTGTACAATTGAAGAACAAAGTctaacaataaaaacacttcaGGAAGAGAATCAGGCTTTGAAGAACGCATTGGCAGGTGTAGAAAAACAGGcaaaagatcaagaattgcgAATGCAGCTTGAACGAGATTCGGTTCAGAAGGAGGTGGATGGTTTTCGTCACCAGATGGAAGCCGAACGCACGGCTGCCGGAGCCGAACTGGATGAACTGCGAAAGATGCTTTCCGAGAAGCAATCCATTCTGCAAAATATGGCTGGAGAAATCGAACGCTTGGAGTTGGAAAAGCACGAATTTGTTGTAGTTAAATCGAACAAGCCGAACGTCAAAGATAGAGACGGGTTGGAATTTATTACGAAGGAGGAACATGATCGACAACTGAAGGTTCTTCAGCGGGAAATGTCCGCTGTTGTAGCGCAGAATTTGCAGTTTGAAGATATG AAAAAAGTCTTTATCGATgaaataaactgtttgaaagtAAATATGGTCGCAGCAGAAGAACTGCATGGCAAGCATCGTGCAGAAATCAGTCGTATGGCAAAAGAGATAGAAACGAAGGATGTGTCGCTAGCGGAAAACATTCGGGAACTAAAAAGCCTCAGTGAACAGGTGGACGTTTTGACAGCCCAGTTAGATATTTATAAAACCGATTTCGAGGCTGAACGGTCCGCGCGTGCGGAGTTGGCCAGCGAAAAGGATCGCATTTTAAATGACTtgaaactgcttcaaaaacgtaaCCAACAATTGATAGACGAGGTCCAGAATAG AAGAGTGGCTGAAGAAGATGCAACTCGCGCTGCGAATGAATCACTTGACAAACGCAATCCGGGCGAAGGTTCTTCTGCCGGAGAAGCCTCCAGCGAGAGCTCACCTACTGAGGGAGAACAAATTTTCGAGCGACCTGTTTTGCACTGTCCGCTCTGTGGTAGTGTTTTCAAAGATTTGAGCACGCTTCAAAATCATGTGGAGGACTGTTATGGTGCGCCATAG
- the LOC129720916 gene encoding NF-kappa-B essential modulator isoform X2, which yields MSDEESFIVLGSTPTPSMEHYLAEDKHDLKATSLSPAPGSIMETSSTQVNSNNFSLIQANESLKPIAASKKADVRSLSQQQSLMSISKNDCGKSSLAASVIMGETKSSLLQAFPSLMSSSASIDEIQTLQLLMNEHGQMKESLQKANVAMRKNFTNIQKWQDEVKSKYAKQVCTIEEQSLTIKTLQEENQALKNALAGVEKQAKDQELRMQLERDSVQKEVDGFRHQMEAERTAAGAELDELRKMLSEKQSILQNMAGEIERLELEKHEFVVVKSNKPNVKDRDGLEFITKEEHDRQLKVLQREMSAVVAQNLQFEDMKKVFIDEINCLKVNMVAAEELHGKHRAEISRMAKEIETKDVSLAENIRELKSLSEQVDVLTAQLDIYKTDFEAERSARAELASEKDRILNDLKLLQKRNQQLIDEVQNRVAEEDATRAANESLDKRNPGEGSSAGEASSESSPTEGEQIFERPVLHCPLCGSVFKDLSTLQNHVEDCYGAP from the exons ATGTCCGACGAAGAATCATTCATAGTGTTGGGGTCGACTCCCACCCCGTCGATGGAGCACTATCTAGCGGAAGACAAACATGATTTAAAAGCAACATCGCTGTCACCGGCACCGGGAAGCATAATGGAAACCTCATCCACCCAAGTTAATTCGAATAATTTTAGTTTGATACAAGCGAATGAATCACTCAAACCGATTGCTGCGTCAAAGAAGGCTGATGTAAGATCCTTATCACAACAACAATCGCTTATGTCAATAAGCAAGAATGACTGCGGAAAAAGCTCCTTGGCCGCCAGTGTCATTATGGGTGAAACAAAATCCAGCCTTCTACAGGCGTTTCCCAGTCTGATGAGCTCATCGGCAAGTATTGACGAGATACAAACATTGCAGCTTCTGATGAATGAACATGGGCAAATGAAGGAAAGCTTGCAGAAGGCGAACGTTGCGATGAGGAAGAATTTTACCAACATTCAAAAATGGCAGGATGAAGTTAAATCGAAATATGCGAAACAAGTTTGTACAATTGAAGAACAAAGTctaacaataaaaacacttcaGGAAGAGAATCAGGCTTTGAAGAACGCATTGGCAGGTGTAGAAAAACAGGcaaaagatcaagaattgcgAATGCAGCTTGAACGAGATTCGGTTCAGAAGGAGGTGGATGGTTTTCGTCACCAGATGGAAGCCGAACGCACGGCTGCCGGAGCCGAACTGGATGAACTGCGAAAGATGCTTTCCGAGAAGCAATCCATTCTGCAAAATATGGCTGGAGAAATCGAACGCTTGGAGTTGGAAAAGCACGAATTTGTTGTAGTTAAATCGAACAAGCCGAACGTCAAAGATAGAGACGGGTTGGAATTTATTACGAAGGAGGAACATGATCGACAACTGAAGGTTCTTCAGCGGGAAATGTCCGCTGTTGTAGCGCAGAATTTGCAGTTTGAAGATATG AAAAAAGTCTTTATCGATgaaataaactgtttgaaagtAAATATGGTCGCAGCAGAAGAACTGCATGGCAAGCATCGTGCAGAAATCAGTCGTATGGCAAAAGAGATAGAAACGAAGGATGTGTCGCTAGCGGAAAACATTCGGGAACTAAAAAGCCTCAGTGAACAGGTGGACGTTTTGACAGCCCAGTTAGATATTTATAAAACCGATTTCGAGGCTGAACGGTCCGCGCGTGCGGAGTTGGCCAGCGAAAAGGATCGCATTTTAAATGACTtgaaactgcttcaaaaacgtaaCCAACAATTGATAGACGAGGTCCAGAATAG AGTGGCTGAAGAAGATGCAACTCGCGCTGCGAATGAATCACTTGACAAACGCAATCCGGGCGAAGGTTCTTCTGCCGGAGAAGCCTCCAGCGAGAGCTCACCTACTGAGGGAGAACAAATTTTCGAGCGACCTGTTTTGCACTGTCCGCTCTGTGGTAGTGTTTTCAAAGATTTGAGCACGCTTCAAAATCATGTGGAGGACTGTTATGGTGCGCCATAG
- the LOC129721944 gene encoding mitochondrial import receptor subunit TOM22 homolog, which produces MDSDPEVVLVDKVDEDELSTDKDSGMESAGNSKDDTPERKQTTDEGFSQQQPTKSEPIVSSPAPKPQPVPKAAPIATPAAIKNKDDEYDDEPDESLSERLWGLTEMFPEGVRSFSGAVTDFSVASVKTLYKFTCNASWIFFTSSMILFAPVVFEVERAQMEEMQKTQQKQVLLGPGSAVGGTPGGIPAMPPMAAR; this is translated from the exons ATGGATTCCGACCCCGAGGTTGTGTTGGTAGATAAAGTGGATGAGGACGAACTCTCGACGGATAAGGATAGTGGAATGGAATCAGCAGGCAATAGCAAAGATGATACTCCAGAGCGAAAACAGACCaca GATGAAGGATTTTCTCAACAGCAACCGACAAAATCGGAACCAATAGTTTCTAGTCCCGCACCTAAGCCGCAGCCGGTACCGAAAGCTGCGCCGATTGCTACGCCTGCTGCCATCAAAAACAAGGATGATGAATATGATGAC GAACCGGATGAAAGCCTCTCCGAGCGGCTCTGGGGACTGACCGAAATGTTCCCCGAAGGGGTACGAAGTTTCTCTGGTGCCGTGACGGATTTTTCCGTTGCCAGTGTGAAAACCCTTTACAAATTCACCTGCAATGCTTCGTGGATATTCTTTACCAGCTCGATGATTTTATTCGCGCCGGTTGTCTTCGAAGTAGAACGCGCTCAGATGGAAGAAATGCAAAAAACACAACAGAAACAAGTACTCCTGGGACCGGGATCAGCTGTCGGTGGTACTCCTGGTGGAATACCGGCTATGCCTCCGATGGCGGCGCGATAA
- the LOC129720913 gene encoding translation initiation factor eIF-2B subunit delta, protein MESPGAPSKQKRRPRKHKTKQQELIAQTPPTAVIKQTQVTENKENSQLVSEPVLSRNPSKRRRKRNKVKKPGSDFETIQTIALDEVFPGTKLYPLENQAVPKTVRIVPVERPVRVSEQVLPVITKRSTIIDIASEHIFPSEEKTKKATSNRSVADISAAEIFPYSTIYTFDNIQIPRKLKPIAANNSRKNEYCQRVNPIQGIVDTPLEQLFPVDTQQKQTKIRTEPNMNQPKVEKSREEILAEREAKKAAKAAAKGKPKDKTKPATAAPVSTASSLQKSSTDSSISEQLSKLHISEETAPKETQSNNKAERKALFETQRASTGANQTAKPVTTKAERRALQEAQRAAKVAAQAKKAVPEAAKTKTEPVKVLKKESSPTEQAKKTVKSDSTQQPHMVRLLNHLYTAKFAASEIVNSTQLHPAITKLGVQYADGAIAGSKVRCLAFLKAVMQMISDYETPPEKEFSRGFEEALNPNIVHLQRCRPFSVSMTNALKYIKMHTRQLNAKDSDSDQKEYLLDAIQTYIRDQIEKAEEAISISVQEKIYDGDVILTYGCSSLIKHILEEANRRQKSFRVVIVDSRPRNREHEMLRQLVSQGIDCTCVLINAISYVMPEVTKVLLSAHALLANGCVMSRVGTAQIALVAKAFNVPVLVCCETHKFSERVQTDAFVYNEIGNPNDLILNSGTRENQLHNPLAEWESISSLTPLNLHYDVTPPELVTAVVTEVAILPCTSVPVILRIKPSEVGY, encoded by the exons ATGGAGTCGCCTGGAGCTCCTTCCAAGCAG aaaCGTCGCCCTCGAAAGCATAAAACGAAACAACAGGAATTGATCGCACAGACACCGCCGACCGCAGTAATTAAACAGACACAAGTCACAGAGAACAAAGAAAACTCTCAACTGGTGTCCGAACCCGTACTTAGTCGAAATCCCAGCAAGAGACGTCGCAAGCGAAATAAAGTTAAGAAACCAGGATCagattttgaaacaattcaGACAATTGCTCTCGATGAGGTCTTCCCAGGAACTAAATTATACCCGTTAGAAAATCAAGCTGTTCCAAAAACAGTACGAATTGTACCAGTTGAAAGACCTGTTAGGGTTTCTGAACAGGTGCTACCAGTTATAACCAAGCGCTCAACGATCATAGATATCGCTTCGGAACACATTTTTCCTTCTGAGGAAAAGACGAAGAAAGCAACGAGCAATCGTTCTGTTGCTGACATATCGGCAGCAGAAATATTCCCATATTCGACTATTTACACCTTCGACAATATTCAAATACCAAGAAAATTGAAGCCTATTGCGGCGAATAATTCTCGAAAGAACGAGTACTGCCAAAGGGTAAATCCTATCCAGGGAATAGTAGATACGCCACTGGAACAACTCTTTCCCGTTGACACACAGCAAAAGCAGACTAAAATTAGAACCGAACCAAACATGAACCAGCCCAAGGTGGAAAAATCTCGGGAGGAGATTCTAGCGGAACGGGAAGCTAAAAAAGCTGCGAAGGCAGCAGCGAAAGGCAAACCAAAGGATAAAACGAAACCAGCTACTGCTGCGCCTGTGTCAACCGCTTCTTCCCTGCAAAAATCCAGCACTGATAGCAGTATATCCGAACAGTTGTCCAAGTTGCATATCTCCGAAGAAACAGCCCCGAAAGAAACGCAGAGCAATAATAAAGCCGAACGCAAAGCTCTCTTCGAAACACAACGCGCATCGACTGGTGCCAACCAGACCGCAAAACCCGTAACGACTAAAGCTGAACGAAGAGCCCTGCAGGAAGCACAACGTGCCGCTAAGGTTGCAGCTCAAGCCAAGAAAGCTGTTCCCGAAGCTGCTAAAACGAAAACCGAACCagtaaaagtgctcaaaaaggAATCGAGCCCGACT gAGCAAGCGAAAAAAACCGTTAAGTCCGACTCTACCCAGCAACCTCACATGGTTCGACTATTGAATCATCTGTACACGGCTAAATTCGCCGCCTCGGAAATTGTTAACTCGACGCAGCTTCATCCGGCCATCACGAAGCTTGGCGTGCAGTACGCTGATGGTGCAATCGCCGGCTCCAAGGTACGCTGTTTAGCGTTCCTAAAGGCTGTGATGCAAATGATTAGCGACTACGAGACACCGCCGGAGAAGGAATTTTCTCGGGGCTTCGAAGAGGCACTTAATCCGAACATCGTTCACCTGCAACGCTGTCGACCATTCTCCGTTTCGATGACTAACGCCCTCAAGTATATCAAAATGCATACGCGGCAGTTGAACGCCAAGGATTCTGATTCAGAT CAAAAAGAATACCTTCTGGATGCCATCCAAACCTATATACGCGATCAGATTGAGAAAGCAGAGGAGGCGATCAGCATTTCGGTGCAGGAAAAGATCTACGATGGCGACGTCATACTCACGTACGgctgttcgtcactcataaaaCATATTCTGGAGGAGGCCAACCGGCGCCAGAAGAGCTTTCGTGTAGTGATTGTGGACTCACGGCCACGCAATCGAGAGCACGAAATGCTTCGTCAACTTGTGAGCCAGGGCATTGACTGCACTTGTGTCCTAATCAATGCTATCAGCTACGTAATGCCAGAGGTTACAAAGGTTTTACTGAGCGCACATGCCCTGCTCGCGAACGGGTGTGTGATGTCCCGCGTTGGAACCGCCCAAATAGCGCTAGTGGCGAAAGCGTTCAACGTACCGGTGTTGGTATGCTGCGAGACGCATAAATTTAGCGAGCGTGTTCAAACGGATGCGTTTGTTTATAACGAAATCG GTAATCCCAATGACTTAATCCTGAACTCGGGCACTCGAGAGAACCAACTTCACAATCCACTGGCTGAATGGGAATCAATCAGTAGTCTAACCCCGCTGAACCTACACTATGACGTGACGCCTCCAGAACTGGTAACAGCTGTCGTCACGGAGGTGGCCATTCTGCCCTGTACGAGTGTACCGGTTATTCTACGCATTAAACCTTCGGAAGTTGGTTATTGA